The DNA region CTTTCACCAAGCTGTCTTGCAATTTCCTGAGAAAGGAGAATTGCATCCTTTGCTCTTCCACTTAAGATGTCCCAGATGTTCATCCCTACCTCCTTTTTAAGATTTCAAGCAGCTTCTTAACATCAAGTTCCTCAAACTCCATCTCCTCTAAAAGGGAGATGAGAATATCCTTAGCAGCCTCATCAAGCTGCTCGGCAATTGCAGTGAAAAGTTTCTCAAGGTCATCCTCAAGTTTTAAGATAAGGTGCGTTCCAGCTACGTTCACCCCTCTTTCCCTCGTGAGAGAGACTATCCTCTTAACGCGTATCAAGTCCCTCTCTGAGTAAAGGCGAGTCCTGCCAGCAGTCCGCGAGGGCTTTATAAGACCCTCATTCTCGTAGAACCTGAGGGTCTGGGGGTGAACGCCGGCAATTTTTGCAACGATGCTTATCATGTAAACTGGAGTATCCTTGTCAATCACCGCCTTTCCCTCCCATTTCCTTATAATATGAATTTAGCTATGCTAAATGATAATGTCAACTATCTTAAAAAAACTTTTTAAGTTAAACAGAGGAAAAAAAAGAAGGGACTAATAGGGAAGTTTATTAACGTTAACGTTTTCCTTTATCCACTTAACGTAAGCTGGAATACCTTCCTCTATCTGGGTCTGGGGATACCACCCTAAGATTTCTTTTGTCTCTGTTAGGTCGGCCTCTGTGTAGTTCTGGTAAAAGTCGTAAGGGTTGTCAAAGTACTCGGTCTCTACTTCCACTCCCAAGGTTTTCTTGATTATTTCAACAACCTCGTTAAAGCTCCTTGCCCTCCCCGTTCCAACGTTTACAACTCCACTTTTTTCGGCAAAGAATCCCCTTATGTTTGCCTCAACGCAGTCCATCACGTAGACGAAATCCCTCTTCTGCTCCCCCCACTTAAAGAGTCTCGGCCTTTTACCCTTTAGTATCTGAACGGTGAGCTGAAGAACCATGCTGGCCATCTTACCCTTGTGGGTCTCCCTTGGACCGTAGACGTTAAAGTACCTAAGGCCGAGAACGGGAACGGTCGGGTTTTCTTTCACAAACCGGTAGGCTACCCTGTCCATTGCAAGCTTTGAGAAGCCGTAGACGTTTTCAGGTTTCAGCCCCTCATTAACTTTCATGGGAGGCTTGGTGTTCCCGTAAACAGCACCAGAGGAGGCATAAATGACGTTTGCCCTTGCCTCTTTTGCAACCCGCAGTATGTCTTTAAAGGCCTCACAGTTAACTTCCATCATTCTTCTTTGGTTCATGTCGGTCGTATCAACGTTGGCAGCCTGATGGAAAATAGCGTTAAAGCCGTACTTCCTTAGTTTCTCTATCGTCTCTGGCTCAGTTATTGAACCAGTTATTATTTCTCCCTCAAAGTCAATCAGGTTCTTAAAGTGTCCAGAGGAAAAGTCGTCAAGAACAAAAATCTCCCAGTCTGGAAACCTTTTTTGGAGCTCCAAAGCCAGATTAGAACCTATGAACCCTGCTCCTCCTGTAACGAGAACTCTCATTCTCCAAGCTCCCCCTTTAAGTTCGCTTCAAATCCCTGCTCCTTAAAGAAATTCACCAAGGCCTTAGCGTACCTTTTAGCCAAGCTCCACCTGTAAAAGGTAGCGTAAGTGGCAGCTTCAACGAGCTCATCTCCTTCAAAAATTACAACCGAAACACCCCACTTAAAGTTCTTTAAAGAGTCATCGGTATATACCCTCTGAACGAAAACATCACATACTTTTCCAGCTTCTCCCAGTATCCTACCGAGCTCCTCAGGAGACTTACCGAGGGCATCAGCCATTAACTCTCTAAAAAACTCCTCTGCCACAGCCTCCTCCTACTTTTCTACGATGCTTTCTTTAACCTTCATTCCGAAGTGTCTTCCGGGCTCTTCTGTGTAGGCAAGAACTTCGTCCCCCTCTTTTAGCTCAACAACGGAAACGGGAGTGCCGTCAGGCCTTGTAAGCCTTATCGTTTCTGCGTTCTGTAGGATTGCAGATACCCTTTTACCCTCCTTGGTTTCTGCCTCAATTAGGAGCATTGGACGCTTTTCAACCTTCGCCCTTCCGACGCAGACAATCTTTCCTTCACCTTTATAGTTGTAAATCATTATCTCGTCGCCACTTTCTATCTCAGAAAGGTACTTAGTTCTACCTCCGGGAAGCTTAACGTACATGTGGACAGCTCCGGCGTTTACCCTAAAAGGTCTTGCAGCAACGTAAGGGTTTGACTCAGTTTCTGCGTGAACTAAGAACATTCCGGCAGAGGAGTTTCCAACGAGAGCTCCCTCACCCCTTGTCATGTTTGAACAGGTGTCAATACAGACCCTATCGCACATACCTAAGGGCTTTACCCTCTTTATCCTTGCAACCTCAAGCTTAACGTTCTCGCCGGCAAGGTTTATCGCCTCTCCGGCAGCCTTTATCTCGTTTACGTCCTCAGTGTCAAGGACAACTCCTTTAACACCCTTTTCAAGGATTGTTATTGCTGTCTTTGCCTCTTCTGCGTTCCTTACCCAAGCGTAGACGTTATCGCCCTGAGCAAGGAGGTTTTCTAAGGGAATGATAGTCCAGTCGGTAGTCTTAACGATGACGTTTTTCCCCTGCTTTAGGAGTTCTGCAGCCCTCTCTTCATCCTGCTTACCCTTTATCTCAACGATAACGAAATCCTCACCGAGCTTGTAGTCCCCGTCGGGAGCTATCGTCTTAACCCTTGCGAGCTGTTTTACTTTCGCACTCTCTGGCTCTGTAAGGAGAAGGGCAAAAACTCCAGACTCAAGGGCTGACGTTACAACTTTCTTGTTGTTGGGGTCTTTCACGTAAACGATAAGTTGCTTTTTCATTTTTAATACCTCCTCTCTCCGAATATAGCCGTCCCTATTCTTACAATTGTTGCTCCTTCTTCAATGGCCACCTCAAAGTCGTGGGACATACCCATAGAAAGTTGAGGAAGAGGAACTCCGAGGCTATCCTGAAGTCTATCTCTTATCTCCCTCAGTTTCTTAAAGTAAGGTCTGACATCCTCCGGGTCGTCCAAGTAGGGAGGAACGGTCATTAAGCCTTCAAGCTTTAAGTGCTCTTTACCAAGTATGTAACGGGCAAGAGGCTCTACTTCCTCTGGGCTACAGCCGTGCTTTGTCTCCTCAGGGGAGAGTTTTACTTCAATAAAGACCCTCATGACCTTTCCAAGTTGAGAGAGCCTCTTTTCAAGCTCGTCAACGAGCTTTTGTCTATCAACAGTTTCAATAACGTCAAAGAGCTTAACTGCATACTTTACCTTGTTGGTCTGAAGGTGGCCTATCATGTGCCACTCTGCAGGGAGCTCCTTTAAAACCGGAATCTTGTCCCTTGCCTCCTGAACCCTGTTCTCACCAAAAAGTCTTATTCCGGCCTCAAAGGCCTCTTTTATCTCCTCAGGAGTTCTCGTCTTTGTAGCAGCAAGGATTTGGACTCCTTCAGGATTCCTTCCAGCCCTCTCACAGGCGTTAACTATTCTCTTCCTAATCTCTTCAACGTTCCTCGCTATCGTCATCTTCAAGCCTCTCATAGACTTCATCTGCAAAGAACCAGAGGTCCTCGCTGAGCTCTGACTCAGCGTTATCCATAAAGCCTTTTGTCGTAGATAGATAACCAAGCTTAAAGACGTTAAAGCTTGCAGCTACAAAGCCTTCCTTTGAGAAGTCTTCACCGTTATACCTGAGGATATCAAGCTCAACGAACCTGTTTATCCCGTAGTTAAAGCAAACCTCGGTAACCTTCCTCCAGAACTCAAAATTGGACTTTTTAAAAATTAACCTCGTCTTCCTCGTCTTTATAGGCTTTCCACTCTTGTAAAAGAGCTGATACCTTAAAGCTATTTTTAGGCCATAACCGTCGCCGGTAGGAACTAACTCAATGTCTCCTTCCTCTACGGGAAGGAGTTTTACGTAGTAACCCAACCTTTCTGCTATGGGGGATGAGTACTTGGCACTGTTAAATATATCTACTAAGTGGTTCACCTCTTCAAGGATGGCGTCAATCTGGGGTTCTGACTGAGTATCTGGAAACTCAATCCTTTCCCAGAGCTCTCCAGAAAAGAGAACCTCCCCACTTAACTCATCAACTAAAACAACAGTTCCGGGCTTTAAAGTTAACGTTCTGCCGGTAGAGGAAATTAACCTTGCCTCCCTGTTTAAAACGGCTATCTGGAACTGTCTCTCTTCAGGCTGAGAGTCAAGCTCTTTCTTGTCAAGAGCTAAAGGCTTTCCCTTATAGACACCGTAAATAAAGTTATCATCTTCCTCTGAAACAACTACGACGCTACCCTGTAGAAGGTGAAGAGTTCCTTCTTCAGTTACAGCTTCAACTTCACCGGTTTCAACTAAACGTAACCTTAGCTCTCCGGTAACTGTAAACTCTGGAAGGTTGACCTCTGTAAAGTCAAGGTTGACCCAACCGTTTTCTCCCTTTCCCCAGAAGGAGAACTTTCCGTAAAGGGTCTGAACTTCTCCCCTTCCGAGAGTTCCGACAATTTCCCCGTTAGGAGCTGACCTAACAGAGGTGGCCTCTGTCAAAATTTTAAATTCACTTCCGTAAACGGGATAGAGGGAAAGAGCTACAAAAATCAAAGAGAGGAAAAACTTTCCCATTTACTTCTCCCTTAAAACGAACATGAGGGCCTCTGCCTCTGCTAATTTTTTACCGTCAGAGAGCCTTACCATTTCAGCCCTTGTTATCTTGAATCTTTTACGCTCCTCAACGATTTCAGCTTTAACCTCAACCTCTTCACCGACGTAGAGAGGTTTGTGGAACTTTACAGTTATCTTTCCTGTAAGGAAGCGCTCCTCAAGGTTCTGGAGGTAGGCCATAGCTTCATCAAGTATCAGTGAGATAATTCCACCGTGAATTACGTTATCGTAACCTTGGTAGTACTTGGGCAGGGAAAAGCGGGCGTAGACTTTCCCATCCTTCCTTGTAAAGTTAAGGTGCATTCCCCTTGGGTTGTCCTTACCACAGACAAAACAGTAGTTATCTCTACGCAGTTCCTTTCCTTCCATAGCACTGGAAATTATAATAGAAATGAAAGTGAGGTAAAAAATGAAAAACAAAGAACTGGCAGATATTTTTGACAGGTGGGCAGACATCTTAGAGTTTATGGGGGATAACCCCTACCATGTTCGCGCCTACAGGAATGCCGCAAGGCTGATAAGAGACCTATCGGAAGATATTGAAATCTTAGCCAAGGAAGGAAGGCTCACATCACTTCCCGGAATCGGTCAGCGACTTCAGGCCAAGATACTGGAGTTTTTAAGGACGGGAAAAATTTCAGAATTTGAAAAGTTAAAGCACCAAGTTCCAGATACAATCTTTACCCTCCTTGACATTCCGGGGGTAGGGCCCAAAACCGTAAAAGTTCTTTACGAAAAGCTCGGGATAAGAAGCCTTGAAGACCTTAAAAGGGCTATTGAGAGGGGAGAGCTCCTAAAGCTCCCCGGCTTCGGAGCTAAGAAGGTTGAGAAGATAAGGAAGGGGATAGAGCTCCTCGAAAAGAGCTCCGGTAGGATACTCCTTGGCGTTGCAGTCTTCATAGCAGATAGAATCGTTAACCAGCTAAAGGAGCTCCCTGCCGTAGAGAGAATCTCCGTCTGTGGCTCTACAAGGAGGATGAAGGAGACGGTAGGGGACATAGACATACTGGCAACTGGGAAAAACGAGGAAATCATAAAGGCCTTTGTAAACCTACCCAACGTAAAAGAGGTTCTCTGGCAGGGGACTAAAAAGGCAAGCGTTATCGTTGAAGAGGGGGAGCAGGTTGACCTGAGGGTCATTGAGAAGGACTCCTACGGAGCAGCCCTTCAGTACTTTACAGGCTCAAAGGCCCACAACATACACCTAAGGACGTTAGCCCTAAAAAGTGGCTATAAGCTAAATGAATACGGTCTCTTTAAAGGGGATACTCTGATAGCAGGAAAGAGCGAGGAGGAAATTTACAAGAGCTTAGGTATGGACACGCCACCACCGGAAATAAGGGAGAACACCGGAGAGATTGAGGCTGCACTTAACCACTCCCTCCCTAAGCTCGTGGATTACACAGACATAAAGGGAGACCTTCACGTCCACTCAAACTGGTCTGACGGTGCATCAACGATTGAGGAAATAGCCCTTAAAGCCATTGAGATGGGCTATGAATACGTAGCAATTACAGACCACTCCAAATCTTTAAAGGTTGCCGGGGGGCTTTCTGAGGAGGAGTTCCTAAAAAGGAACGAAGAGATAGACAAACTAAACGAAAAATTTAAAGGAAAGATAAAAATCCTAAAAGGCATAGAAGTTGACATACTCCCCGATGGGAGTCTTGACCTTAGCGATGAAATCCTTTCTCAGCTTGACTTTGTAGTTGCAGCTATACACTCCCGCTTTACTCAGGACAACACAGAGAGAATCTTAAAGGCGATGGAAAACCCCTACGTAAACGCAATAGCCCACCCGACAGGAAGGATAATCGGACAGAGGGACGGTTACCCCCTTGACTTAGAGACCCTCTTTAAAAAGGCAGCAGAAACGAGCACTGCCCTTGAAATTAACGCCTACTACAACCGTTTAGACCTAAGGGACTCCCACTGTCGCTTGGCTCAGGAGTTTGGCGTTCACTTTGTCATAAGCACCGACTCCCACCACGTAGACCACATGTGGATGGTCAAGTTAGGAGTAGGAACGGCAAGGAGAGGCTGGGTTCAGAAAAAGAGTGTCCTCAACGCCCACCCACTAAGGACACTACTGAGGTTCGTCAAAGAAAAGAGAATGAAATTCGGCGTTAAATGAGACTTGCATTACCGAGAAAAGAGGACTAACTTAAAAGTAGAATTTAGATTACTTAAAAAACCATTTGAAGGAGGGAGAGATGTTTGGAGGATTCTTCGGAAGAAGGAGGGGATTTGACCCCTTTGAAGATATCTTCAGGCAGTTCCAAGAGATGGAAAGGCTCATGTCTGAAATGATGAGGGGCTTTGGAACTTTTGGCAGGGAGTTCACCTTTGAGTCAAGCTTTGAGCCAAGAATTGAGATGTACGAAACTCCAGACGAGGTTGTCGTAAAGGCAGAAATGCCCGGCCTTGACAAGGACAGCATAGACGTAAGGGTAAGGGACAACTACCTGATTATCCGTGGCGTCAGGAAGCAGGAGAAGAAGGAAGAGAAAGAAAACGTCTTCTTCAGTGAGAGCTTCTACGGTGAGTTCCAGAGGGTAATTCCTCTTCCGGTAGAGGTTAAGGAGGACGGCATAGAGGCCATATACGACAGGGGAATCCTTGAGATTAGGCTTCCTAAGGCCGACTCCGCAAGGAGAGAGGTCAAAATCATCGTTAAAGAGCCGGAAGAGGAAAAGAAAAAGGACAACAACGATAAGAAGTAAAGTTAACGGGGAGACCCTCCTTCGGGTCTCTCCTTAAAGGTTCTTCTTAAGCATTTCTCTCACATCCCTTTCTGTAGGTATCCGAGGAAGGTTACCCATAAGAAACTTCTTTTCCATAACGAGGTTAACAAAGTCTGGTATATCGGACTCCGTAAGTCCAACCTCCTTTAAGCTCTTTGGAATTCCAAGGAAAGAGAGGAACTCCCTTAACTTTTCTAAGACTCTGTAAACGTCCCCTTCAAACCCCATTAACCTTCCTATTTCTTCAATCTCCTCCTTTGCAGAGAGGCCGTAGAACTCAAGGACGGGAACTAAAAAGACTCCGTTTGCAAGGCCGTGGGGAACTCTGTACATTACGCCAAGGACGTGGGCCATCGTGTGGACAAGTCCAGCACCGGCGTCTGCTATGGCCATCCCACCAAGAAGGCTTGCAAGCATCATGTTTTCCCGAGCTTCAATGTCCCTCGGGTTTCCGTAGGAACGGGGTAAGAACCTACCTATCAGCTCTATGGCCTTTCCGGAGTAGAGCTTAGAAATTTCTGTAGCCCTCTTTGAAACAAAGGCCTCTACGGCGTGGGTTAGAGCGTCAACCCCGGTGTTTGTCGTTACTATGGGAGACATAGTAACCGTTAGCTCTGGGTCATCTATCGCAAGGACGGGATATAAGTAGCGGGAAATGAGGGGGGCTTTTTTGAACCTTCTCCTGTCTGTAAGGACGGCGTAAGGGGTAACTTCTGAGCCCGAGCCGGAGGTTGTCGGCACGGCAACGAGTGGAACTCCCGGTTTTTTAAAGGCCTCTGGAACGCCGATAAACTCTGAGAGCTCCCCCTCGTTTGTAAGCATCACAGAGACCACCTTTGCAACGTCTAAGGGGCTACCCCCTCCGACAGCGATGAGGAGCTCCGGAGAAAACTTCTTTACCTCCTCAATAACCCTTAAAGCAACCTCAACAGTCGGCTCTGGCTCAACAATATCAAAAACCTCTACCTTACCGTTTATGTGTTTTTTGATAATTTCAACGTAGCCGTTACTAACAGCAGATTTTCCACAGATTACGGCCACCTTCTCAGTGCTAAGGCCTAAGCTCTCTATCTCCTCTCCAATTCTGTGTATGGTCTTCCTTCCAAAAACGACCTTTGTAGGCATAAAGTGCTTTATAGTTCTCATAGCCCTTCTCCATCTCAAAGTTTAGGAACATTATAGCCTAAGGGAGTTTGTGATACACTTTTTTAAGTTTTAAAAGTGGAGGAAAGGAAGTGAAAATAGCCGAATTTCATAGAATGTGTCCAAACTGTGAAGGAATAATATCCGACGAAAGGTTAAAGGCAGGACTTCCCTGTGAAAGCTGTCTTAAGGAGAAAATTAACTACAGAAATCCGAGCGAAATCTGTAAGGCCTTAGGGGATAAGCTGTTAAACTTTGAGGATATATGTAAGCTTGATGCCTTTACAGAGGACTATTCACGCTTTTTCAAAGAAAAAACCGGTTTTACTCCTTGGAGTCTTCAACTTACTTGGGCAAAAAGGGTTGCACTAAAAAAATCCTTCACGATGATTGCCCCTACGGGGGTTGGAAAGACAACTTGGGGACTCGTTACCTCTGCGTACATAGACGGTAAGGTCTACATCCTCGTCCCGACAAAACTCTTAGTCCTCCAGACTGTTCAAAAACTTTCTAAACTAACCGACAAAAAAATAGTTGCCTACACTGGAAAGAAAAAGGAAAAAGAGGCAATCCAGAGTGGCGACTACGACATCCTGATAACCACGACAAACTTCCTATACAGGAACTTTGACATTATTCCAAAACCCTTTGATTTTGTCTTTGTTGATGATGTTGACTCACTGCTAAAAAGTGCAAAGAACATAGATAAAGTCATAAAGCTACTGGGATTTACCGACGAGGACGTAAATACTGCACTAAGAGTTATTGAGCTTAAAGGTCTTGCTGCAAAACTCGGAAGTAAAGCAGACAAAAAAATCTACGAGGAAATAAAGGAACTTGAAGAGCGCCTTTTAGAAAGGAGAAAGGAGATAGAAAACGTCCTCGTTGTCGCTTCGGCCACCTCACAGCCAAGGTCAAAGAGGGTAAAGCTATTTAGGGAGCTCCTTGGCTTTGAAGTCGGAAAGTCGGCTACAGCCCTAAGGAACGTTGAGGACGTTCTGGTCTATACAGAGAGCAACCACTTAGCCAAAGCTGTTGAGTTCATAAAAGAGTTTGGCAGTGGCGTCTTCGTCTTTACTTCTGCCGACATGGGAAGGGAGTACGTTGATGAGGTTGTTGAGTTTTTAAACAGGAATGGAATTAACGCAATTTCCTACGAGAGATTTACACCGGAGGGGCAGGAAAGTTTCGTAAAAGGGGAGATACAAGCTGCAGTCGGAATAGCCAGCTACAGGAATCCCCTTGCAAGGGGTATAGACCTGCCTCAGGCCGTCAGGTACGCCATCTTCTTGGGCGTTCCCAAGATGGAGTTCAGCATAAAGCTGACACTTTCTCCTTCTAAGCTCTTCGGGGTTCTCCTGGCGATAAGGGAGCTCCTACCACAGGAAGAGCAGACAAAAGTTGCCTCTTACCTCTCCTTCCTCAAGAAGTACTTAGGTCTAAAGGAAGAGACTATAAAGAGCTCCACAGTAAAAGAAAGACTTGAAAAGGTAAAAGAGTACATAGAGAGCTACCTAAGCAACCCTGAATTCCTTGAAAAGGTAAAGAAGTCTGAAACCGTCTCCTTAAAGGAAAAGGAAGGAGAGCTCTACATCGTTGTAGGAGATGCTGCCGGCTACATTCAGGCCTCTGGCAGAACCTCAAGGATGTTCGCAGGAGGACTTACAAAGGGCGTTAGCATTATGTTCGTTGACGACTTAAAGGCCTTTAACTCATTAAGGCGAAGGGTTCACATCTTCCTTGAGGATGTTTCCTTTAGAGTCTTAAACGTAGAAAGGGGAAAGGAGCTCTCTGAGAAGTTTGGGCTTCCACTAATTGAAAAGGAAGAGCTCCTTAAAGTCTTTGAAACCGTTGACAGGGACAGGAAGAGGGTAAGGGAAATCCTTGAAGGAAAGGTAAAGGCAGAAACGAAGAACCTACTAAAAACGGCCTTAGTCGTTGTTGAGTCCCCGAACAAGGCAAGAACCATTGCAAACTTCTTCGGAAAGCCGGTCAAAAGGAGAGTTAGGGACGTTGACGCCTACGAGATAAACATAGGAAACAAGCTCTTACTCCTCACAGCATCAAAAGGACACGTCTTTGACCTAACGGTTAGGGATGGAATCTGGGGAGTAAAAGAGGAGGAAGGTAGGCACATACCGGTCTACGACACAATAAAGTACTGTACAAAGTGTGGGGAACAGACAACAGAAGAGCACTGCTCAAAGTGCAGCGGAAAGCCCGACGTGGACAAACTCACCACAGTAAAAGCCCTTAGGGATTTAGCCCTTGAGATAGACGAGGTCTATATAGCCAGCGACCCGGATACGGAAGGGGAGAAGATAGGTTGGGACGTTGGAACTGTCCTAAAACCCTACCAGAAGAACATGAAAAGAATGGAGTTTCATGAGGTAACAAAGAGAGCCTTCCTTGAAGCCCTTGAAAACCCGAGGGAGCTGGACGAAAACCTTGTAAAGGCTCAGATAGTCCGTAGAGTGGCAGACAGGTGGGTAGGCTTTTCACTAAGCCAGCACCTCTGGAAGGTATTTAAAAAGTTCTGGCTCTCTGCCGGAAGAGTCCAGACACCGGTTCTCGGCTGGGTTATAGAGCGGTACAGAGAAAGCAAAGAAAAAGTAGGAATACTGACGGTAGAAACAGAGGCCGGAAGCTTTAAGTTCCGCTTTGAGGACATAAAGGCCTTTAAAGAAGCCGTAGCCGACAAGGTAAAGGTAAGGGTAAAGAGGAAAGAAGTTGTTGAGAAGAATCCCCTCCCACCTTTTAACACGGGGGAGCTCCTAAAAGAGGCCTCCCGAATCCTCGGACTTTCAGCAAACGACGTGATGGAGATAGCTCAGGAGCTCTTTGAAAACGGATTCATCACCTACCACAGGACGGACTCCACAAGGGTTTCTACTGCCGGTATGGGAGTTGCAAAGGAGTACATATCCGAAAAGTTTGGAGCAGAATTCCTGAAACTTAGAAGCTGGGGGGAAGGTGGAGCTCACGAGTGTATAAGACCGACAAGGCCTCTTGACGTAAACGGTTTAAGAACCCTTGTAACCGTTTCAGGCTCTACCTCCACGATGACAAAGAACCACTACAGGGTCTACGACCTAATCTTTAGGCGTTTTATGGCCTCTCAAATGATTCCAGCAGAGGTTGAAACCGTTGAGTTAGCCGTTAAGTTGCTCCCCGAAAACATTGAAGTTGAAGAGGAAAAAGTTACGTCCATAGTTAAAGAGGGCTGGAATCTCTTAGTTCCCTTAAAGGTTGAACCTTTCCCGACAGAACTTAAAGAGGGCGAAACCTACTACCTTAACGTTCTCTCATTCACAAAAAGGCAAGTTCCCAAAGTATTCCCATACACCCAAGGTGAACTCGTTGAAGAGATGAGAAAGAGAGGTTTGGGAAGACCTTCAACCTACGCCAAGATAGTCCAGACCCTCCTTGACAGGCGCTACGTCGTAGAGAAAGGGAAGTTCCTATACCCGACAAAACTTGGAATAGACGTTTACACCTACCTTTCAAATAAGTTTCCCGAGTACACCTCGGAAGAGTTCACAAGGGAGCTTGAATCCCTCATGGACAAGGTTGAGAGTGGAGAGGAGGACTATCAGGAGATACTTAAAAGGCTCAAAGTCGTGCTCCAGTTCACTCGACTAAAACCTTCTCAGGTTTAAGAGAACCGGATTTAACAACACCTATACCCAAGAAAGTCCCCTTAGAGTAGACCTTATAGTGGCCTTCCGAAAGGTTCAATCTTATTCTTCCTCCGTTTTTAAACAGTCTTGCTTCCCTTTCGCCGAGCTCTACCTCTGGAAAGTCAATCAGACTGTCGGGGGGAAGAATGTAGTGAGATATGTTCTCCCTGTTCAGTTTCTCAAGGGGGACGGCGTCCTCAAGAGAAACGTTTCCTACTCTTGTTCTTCTCAGCTCAACGACAACGGCATCACAGCCGAGAGCTCTCCCTATATCGTGAACGAGTGAGCGAATGTAGGTCCCCGAAGAGCAACAGACTTCAAGGGTAAAGTCGGGGTAGCTAAATTCAAGGAGTTTCAGGGAATAAATTGTAACGCGACGAGGGGGGAGCTCCACCTTTTCCCCTTTCCTTGCAAGCTCGTAGGCCCTTTTACCCTTTACACGAATTGCTGAGAAAGGAGGAGGAACTTGCTCAATCTCTCCGGTAAAGTTTTTCAGAACTTCCCCGAGTTTTCCCTCCTCTACCTTTTGACAGGGAACTTCTTTTACCTCACCGTCAACGTCGTAGGTGTTACTTGAAAGCCCCAAACGTCCCTTAACAACGTAACACTTATCCTTTTTAAGCAAATACTCTGAAAGCTTCGTAGCCTTACCAATAGCCAGAATGAGAACCCCAGTGGCAAGGGGGTCAAGGGTTCCCGTATGGCCTACCTTTACATTTAGTTTTTTTTTACCCTATTAACAACTTCAAAAGAAGTTAAATTAGTTGGCTTATCTATAACTAAGAACCCCATCATTTTTATCCGCCCGTAGTACACATATCGTTAGTTTCATAAATAAAGTTAGCAAACTCTATAAAAGTCTGATAGGGAACAGTTATTTTCGTAACTCCATCATCTCCCACGTAGACGAGGTTTACTTTAAGAGTGAACAAAAGTGGCTTTCCGTAAGTGCTGTAGTATCTTTCCATCTCTTCTACTAACGTACTACTTAGGGAAATTGCTCCTTCAGCTTCCCCTCCTTCGGAAAGGTCAACAGATTCAACTGAAATAAGGCTTGAAAGGTACTCTAAGGTGTTTCCATCCTTAAGTTCATCTGGAAGAGAAGAAGAAGGTAATAGTTCCACTGTTGTATCCACAGGAGAGAAATGAAAGTTTTGTCCTCCACAGCCTGAAAAGTCCAAACAGTAATCATAAGAAACCTTAAAAGTAAAAGTTAGAGGAGGTGGAATTGTATATGCAAGACAGATAGAATTCGTATCATCCCAGTTAGCACAACACTTAACGTCTTGCTGTTTCACCCCTCTCTGAAGCTCAGAAAAATAAATGCTCTCACTTCCCATTCCTCCACCACAGGCCGGGAGGAAAAGAAGAAGAGATGCTAAAAGAAGCTTTCTCATTGTACCCCCCACTACTCAACAATTTCTGGAGTTATAAATATCAAAAGCTTTCTATTTACAGTCTCTATATGCTCGTTCTTAAACAGCCATCCAAGAAGAGGTATCTGGGATATTATCGGAACGGCGTTCTTATTCCCTTGCTTTATCTTTTCATAGATTCCTCCAATTACAACAGTCTCCCCAGATGAGACTTTCACGCGGGATTTAACGTTCCTCGTATCAATAGCCGGTTCAGCAGTTCCTCCACCGTACTGAGGGTTAGGAGAGTCTTTCCTGACCTCTATATCCATTATGATTTGGCCATC from Phorcysia thermohydrogeniphila includes:
- a CDS encoding Hsp20/alpha crystallin family protein codes for the protein MFGGFFGRRRGFDPFEDIFRQFQEMERLMSEMMRGFGTFGREFTFESSFEPRIEMYETPDEVVVKAEMPGLDKDSIDVRVRDNYLIIRGVRKQEKKEEKENVFFSESFYGEFQRVIPLPVEVKEDGIEAIYDRGILEIRLPKADSARREVKIIVKEPEEEKKKDNNDKK
- a CDS encoding iron-containing alcohol dehydrogenase family protein, producing the protein MRTIKHFMPTKVVFGRKTIHRIGEEIESLGLSTEKVAVICGKSAVSNGYVEIIKKHINGKVEVFDIVEPEPTVEVALRVIEEVKKFSPELLIAVGGGSPLDVAKVVSVMLTNEGELSEFIGVPEAFKKPGVPLVAVPTTSGSGSEVTPYAVLTDRRRFKKAPLISRYLYPVLAIDDPELTVTMSPIVTTNTGVDALTHAVEAFVSKRATEISKLYSGKAIELIGRFLPRSYGNPRDIEARENMMLASLLGGMAIADAGAGLVHTMAHVLGVMYRVPHGLANGVFLVPVLEFYGLSAKEEIEEIGRLMGFEGDVYRVLEKLREFLSFLGIPKSLKEVGLTESDIPDFVNLVMEKKFLMGNLPRIPTERDVREMLKKNL
- the rgy gene encoding reverse gyrase, producing MKIAEFHRMCPNCEGIISDERLKAGLPCESCLKEKINYRNPSEICKALGDKLLNFEDICKLDAFTEDYSRFFKEKTGFTPWSLQLTWAKRVALKKSFTMIAPTGVGKTTWGLVTSAYIDGKVYILVPTKLLVLQTVQKLSKLTDKKIVAYTGKKKEKEAIQSGDYDILITTTNFLYRNFDIIPKPFDFVFVDDVDSLLKSAKNIDKVIKLLGFTDEDVNTALRVIELKGLAAKLGSKADKKIYEEIKELEERLLERRKEIENVLVVASATSQPRSKRVKLFRELLGFEVGKSATALRNVEDVLVYTESNHLAKAVEFIKEFGSGVFVFTSADMGREYVDEVVEFLNRNGINAISYERFTPEGQESFVKGEIQAAVGIASYRNPLARGIDLPQAVRYAIFLGVPKMEFSIKLTLSPSKLFGVLLAIRELLPQEEQTKVASYLSFLKKYLGLKEETIKSSTVKERLEKVKEYIESYLSNPEFLEKVKKSETVSLKEKEGELYIVVGDAAGYIQASGRTSRMFAGGLTKGVSIMFVDDLKAFNSLRRRVHIFLEDVSFRVLNVERGKELSEKFGLPLIEKEELLKVFETVDRDRKRVREILEGKVKAETKNLLKTALVVVESPNKARTIANFFGKPVKRRVRDVDAYEINIGNKLLLLTASKGHVFDLTVRDGIWGVKEEEGRHIPVYDTIKYCTKCGEQTTEEHCSKCSGKPDVDKLTTVKALRDLALEIDEVYIASDPDTEGEKIGWDVGTVLKPYQKNMKRMEFHEVTKRAFLEALENPRELDENLVKAQIVRRVADRWVGFSLSQHLWKVFKKFWLSAGRVQTPVLGWVIERYRESKEKVGILTVETEAGSFKFRFEDIKAFKEAVADKVKVRVKRKEVVEKNPLPPFNTGELLKEASRILGLSANDVMEIAQELFENGFITYHRTDSTRVSTAGMGVAKEYISEKFGAEFLKLRSWGEGGAHECIRPTRPLDVNGLRTLVTVSGSTSTMTKNHYRVYDLIFRRFMASQMIPAEVETVELAVKLLPENIEVEEEKVTSIVKEGWNLLVPLKVEPFPTELKEGETYYLNVLSFTKRQVPKVFPYTQGELVEEMRKRGLGRPSTYAKIVQTLLDRRYVVEKGKFLYPTKLGIDVYTYLSNKFPEYTSEEFTRELESLMDKVESGEEDYQEILKRLKVVLQFTRLKPSQV
- the truB gene encoding tRNA pseudouridine(55) synthase TruB, which produces MLAIGKATKLSEYLLKKDKCYVVKGRLGLSSNTYDVDGEVKEVPCQKVEEGKLGEVLKNFTGEIEQVPPPFSAIRVKGKRAYELARKGEKVELPPRRVTIYSLKLLEFSYPDFTLEVCCSSGTYIRSLVHDIGRALGCDAVVVELRRTRVGNVSLEDAVPLEKLNRENISHYILPPDSLIDFPEVELGEREARLFKNGGRIRLNLSEGHYKVYSKGTFLGIGVVKSGSLKPEKVLVE